A region of the Peptococcaceae bacterium genome:
GCAATGCCTGACTTGTCATCGGCGCCGAGAATGGTGTCGCCGCTGCTGAAAACCGTCCCCTCCCTGATTATAGGCTCAATATTTTCACCGGGTGAAACCGTATCCATGTGGGCGCCGAAAAGAACCGGTTCAACTCCTTCCCTGTTTCCTTTCAGTCGTGCCACCAGGTTTCCCGTATCGCAGCCGGCGCTTACACCCGCCCGGTCGTCGACTAATACTTCCAGCCCCATCTCTTCCATCCTGTTCTTGAGGAACAAAGCAAAGCGTGCTTCCTGCCGGCTGGGGCTTGCTATCCTTACCATTTTGAGAAACTCATCCAACAGGCGCTCTTTTCTAATCATGACAACCTCCGGCAGGTAATCTTTACCCCAATATACCATTTGCCTGAAGCAAATACCATAAGATTTTTTTGTACCCCTTGACAACAGCCCAATTATGTTAGTATAATATTTAGCAAATCCAATAAATAACAATAAAAGTGATGCGGGAGGAAAGTAGGCTGAAGCAAACCTTCAGGGAGAGGGTGTCGCGACTGGAAGCGCCCTCAGGCTTTCTTCAGGTGAAGTTCCCTTCCAAACTGCAAGGGTGAGCGCCGCAAGGCGGGTAGTCTGCGCCGGAAACTTCTACCGTTAAAAAGAAGGGGTATCGGATTTTCCCCGTACCTTTACGCCAAGAGGGTTTATGGCGGCAAAAGGATGCCGTCATCTGCCAACCAGGGTGGTACCGCGAAAGAAAAGCCTTTCGTCCCTAGGACGAAAGGCTTTTTGTCTAATCCATGCGGGGAAAGAGGTGCCTGTTTCGAGCGGGCGATCAAGCCAAAAAGGGTGGTACCGCGGAGTCCACAGCCTCCGTCCCTTTACGGGGAAGGCTGTGGACTTTATTTATTCTAACACTTTCCGGGAGGAATGAGCATGGAAAAAGCCGTCATTCAAGACTCTTTCAAACTGGCCAGCCGTAAATTCAAGCCCGAAGACACCGTCGTGCGGGTCGGTGAAACAACCATCGGCGGCCCGGAAATCACCGTAATGGCCGGTCCCTGTGCCGTGGAAAGCGCGGAGCAACTGCTGGACTGCGCCCGGGTGGTGAAAGAAGCGGGCGCTCAAATCCTGAGGGGCGGCGCTTACAAACCGCGGTCCTCGCCATACTCTTTCCAGGGTTTGGAGAAAAAAGGCCTTGAATACCTGGCCCAGGCCAGGGAGAAGACAGGGCTGCCCATTGTTACCGAAGTAATGGATACCGAAAGCGCCGGCCTGGTGGCTCAATATGCCGATATTCTCCAGATAGGCGCGCGCAACATGCAGAATTTTTCGCTGCTGCGCCAGGTGGCGTCTTTCGGTAAACCCGTCTTGCTGAAGCGCGGTCTCTCAGCCACCATTGAAGAATGGGTCCTGGCTGCCGAATACATTCTGGCGGCTGGCAACCACCAGGTAATCTTATGCGAAAGGGGTATCCGCACCTTTGAGACTTACACCCGTTTTACGCTTGACCTTTCAGCCGTACCGGTTCTCAAACACCTTACCCACCTTCCGGTAGTTGTTGACCCCAGCCACGGAACAGGAAAATGGCGCTGGGTCCAGCCTATGGCCCGGGCTGCTGTTGCCGGCGGGGCTGACGGCCTGCTGATCGAGGTTCACCCCAACCCCAGCGAAGCTCTTTGTGACGGGCCCCAGTCACTGAACCCGGAGAAGCTCCAGCAGCTCATGGCGGGTCTTGTTCCCGTCGCCCGCGCTGTAGGCAGGAATTTGAACATACCCTCGCCTTAAGACCCTTCCCAAATCTTGATTGAAAAGGTGATCTGAAATGGCAAAAACCCTCGCTTATCTCGGACCAGAAGGAACATTCTCGCACCAGGCAGCTTTAAAGTGCTCAAAAACGGGCGCCCTGCCGAAACCCTATCCAACCATCGCCCATATACTCTCAGCCGTGGACAAAGGAGAAGCGGACTTCGGCGTGGTTCCCGCCGAGAATTCCATCGAAGGCTCAGTTAATATCACGCTCGATATGCTCGCCCACGAGCTTTCCCTGTATATTCAACAGGAAATAGTTATTGACATCACACATCATCTCTTCTCCTACACCTCTTCCCTCGCTGAGATCCGCACCGTGATGTCCCATCCTCAGGCCCTGGCCCAGTGCCGCCGCTTTTTGGAGAAAGAACTGGCGCATGCCGCGCTGGTTGAGACTTCGAGTACAGCGGAAGCCGTCCGCCTTCTCTCCCCCGGCGCGGAAGGAACAGCTGCCATTGCTTCCTGGGACAGTCATACCCGCTACGGCGTACCTTGTTTAATCCGCAACATCGGTGATTATCCCCACAACCAGACCCGTTTCCTGCTAGTGGGAAAAGAACCCTGCCCAAGCAATAACACCTGCAAAACCACCCTGGTCCTGACCCTGGCGGAAGACCGTCCGGGCAGCTTATATGAAATACTGGGTGATTTTGCCAAAATGAACATCAACCTGACCAGGATTGAATCACGGCCAGCCAAAAGCCAGCTGGGAAAATACATCTTCTTTATTGACTGTGAGGCCGGCAGCCACCATCCCGGCCTGCAGCAAGTTTTAGAAAACCTGCCTGCTAAAACGGCCCTGCTGAAAAACCTCGGTTCCTACACAACTTCATGTCCTTGCTGAAAATAAATCGCCTTTTCACCCGAACGAACGTTGAAATTCAAAAAGATATTTGTTAAAATGAACGAAAGTAAATTACTTTTTATGGAACAGGCGTTGCCCGCACCGATCCGGCGCGGGCAAGCAGCCGGGCATAGGCAGCAGGAAACTGTGGGACCATAACTACCAGCGTAGTTATGGCCTTTTGTTTTTATGTATTTTGCCGGGACCAGGGAGCTGTTAATCATGATGGAAACTGATAAGGAAACCCTCGGTATTACCGGGGCATGGTTAGGTGTAGGGGGGAATTTGCTTCTTACAGTGATAAAACTGGCTGCCGGCATCGGCGGCAAAAGCCAGGGACTCATTGCCGAAGCTGTTCACTCTTTGGTGGACCTGTTTTCTTCTATCGGGGTTCTAATAGGGTTAAAAATTTCCAGCCGTCCCGCCGACAGCAGGCATCCTTTCGGCCACGGCAAAGCCGAATCCATTGTGGCGGGAATTGTTTCCGCGGTATTAATTCTAACCGGGGTCCAACTTGCTTACACGGGTATAAGGGGTGTCATCACCGGCTCGGAAAGCGTCCCCTCCCTTTTGACCCTCTATGTCGCTCTTTTTACGGTGGTGTACAACGAAGCCCTTTTTCGCTACCGTCTCTTTATTGGCCAAAGAATAAACAGCCCGGCAATCATTTCAGATGCGTGGCACCAGAGGGCTGACGCTTTCGCTTGCGCAGCGGTCAGCCTGGGCATTATTGGAGCCCGCTTCGGCTGCCCCGTCCTGGACCCTGCCGCAGCCGCCGTCGTCTCCCTTTTTATCATCAAAGCCGGGTGGAACCTGGTTAAAGAGTCTCTGGACCAGTTGATGGACGCATCCGCCGGTCAAGAAACGGATGAGACCATTAACGCTATCCTGCAATCAATCCCGGAGATCAGGGAAGTTGAATCCATAAGGACCCGCAGTTCGGGCGGGGGTATCATCTGCGATTTGAAATTCCGCGTTAACCCAGCTCTTACCGTTGAAGAGGCGCACCACGTGTCAGTTGATGCCAAAAACGAAATCATATCCCGGATACCTGCCGTCAGAGACGTTTCCATCCATTACGGACCGAGCCGGCAGGAGGGGGATACGGAAATATGATTACAAATAAAAGCAAACATTGTTCCCGTTATCCCTCCTGCTGTCAAGCGTCAATAATACAGTCCATGATAAATTTCAGAACTTTTTACCCAGCATAATATTGCGCACCTTACAATTATACCCTGCCTGCGGCAGGGTATTTTTAAACTTATAAAGCGAGCGCGCAACGATCTGCCTTGGACTGGTATGGACAGCTTCATACCCAATCATGATCTTTCGACCATGATCAGGCATTTCACCGCCCATACCAATCGGTCGTTCGACCATACAGGATACCTGGACAACCCTGCGCAATCTCCCGACTGCGCAAGATCATCAGGTGCCTTCGCCGGCACTCGGCACCCTGGATGATCTTAGCTCGACCCTGTATGACAGGTTGGGCTCGTGCCGCAATCAAAAAGAAAAATTCAATTCGACTGCGGCACGAACTTTCCCCGCCATACAGGATCTGCCCTCCGGCTGCATACAGGCCGTCTACTACACTTTTACAGTCGTAAAAGGAAGCTGCGTCATTAAAAGACGCAATGTCCAACAGAACATTTTTTGCGACCTGCAGGCAACCTTTGGCCGGCCCATGCAAACCCCCTTTGGAGCCCGCATGAGCCTGGGCTCAACCGTTACGCACCCGCATCTATAACTTAACCCAAAGAGAAAAAACTTATTCATTTTTTCTTTTTTTAACTTATCTCTTTGAAACCATGCAGTTCTTCCTCGGTAAAGAGACTCCTTAAACTGAGCAATACCAGCAGGCGGTCATCCACCTTCCCTATGCCTTTTATATAATCGTGACCCATGTTGATGAACGGCGGCGGTTCGATCTGGTCATCGGAAAGCCGCAGGACTTCCGTAACCTCGTCCACAATAATCCCCACACGGCTGTCGCCGATCTCCGAAACGATCACTTTCGGCTCAACCCCTTCGCAAGTGGTTAGCCCGAACTTGCTGGATAGGTTGACAACCGGTACAACATTCCCGCGCAAATTGATAATGCCCTCCATATAGTCGGGAACATCCGGTAGTTTTTTCACCTCGCCATAGCGAATAATCTCTCTAACTTCAAAGATGGGTACAGCATATTCCTCGGTACCCAGCTTGAACACCACAAACTGCTTTTCCGGCATCCTGTCACTCCCCCTTATTTATCCTGCGCAACCTGCGGAATCACAGAACTGGATTTGCATTCCAATTATACCATGAAGTTGATTGCCTATGATAGTCCTCATGCCGAAACGGAGACCCATTTGAAATCTGCCTCCGGACCAGCAGGGGGAAGACAGAGCCCTTTGACTTTCGGCTTGACGGCATAAGCCCTGGTAAAATCATAAAGCGGTAAAACCGGCAGGCCGGCCATTAGAATATCTTCCGCACGGTGCAAATAAACCAGGCGTTCTTTTTCCTCGCTGCCGGCCGCCATTTTCATCTGCTCGTCGAATTCCCGGCTGGTCCAGCCTGTGTCATTATTGCCGCTGCGAAAAACGTACTTTTCCAGGAACGCCGCCGCATCGGCATAATCGGCGGGCCAACCGGTCAGAATCAGGTCGTACTGCCTGGCCCATGCTCTCAGGGTTCTTTGCTCCCATTGAAGCGGTATAATTTTAACCTCAATCCCCAGTTGTTTTTTCCATTCCGACTTGAGATAAGCCGCCAGGTAAAGATGGCTCCCCTCGTCCTCCACCAGCATTTCCAGCTCCGGAAAGCCCTTGCCTTCAGGGAAACCCGCTTCGGCGAGAAGCCTTTTGGCCTCGTTAAGGTCATTATCGGGAACCAGAACGCCTCCTTCCGCCCGGAAATCGCTCCCAGGCTGGCCTGTTGTCATCCCGGGGGGAACGATACCACGGGCCGGCTTTTGCCCTCCCTGCAATACCGTATCTACCATCTCTACCCGGTTAAGGGCATAGGACAGGGCTTGGCGGGTTCTGATGTCCTTGAGCGGCCCTTTGCTTGTGTTTAACTGGCAGTAAAAACTGGCAAAAACAGGGCTGGTGAGCATATAACCTTCTTTCAGTCCCCTGGCGATTTCATCCTGAGGCACATTGAGCGTTAAATCATACTGCCCTTTTTGGAACGCCTGCCAGCGGTCTTTAACGCCAGCAGTCCCCGTAAACCATGTCATGCTCTGCAGGCTGACGTTTTCCCTGTCCCAGTATTTATCATTCTTTATCAGCTCATATTTTTTGCCTGCTTCATACTTGCTGATGAGAAAAGGCCCGTTGCCAACAACTTTTTTATCCCTGAACAATTCCACATCCTGGTTTTTCAGCCCGGTGGGAACAGGGAAAAAGACGGGATGAATCAACTTCTTGTAAAAGACAGGATTGGGCTGGCCCAGTTCTACTTCCAACCTTCTGTCATCGAGGGCCCTGATGCCCACTTCTCCGGCTCCCTTTTTCTCTCCCCGGTAATCGCTGTCTTCGGAACGGTTGTACCCTTCCGCATTTTTAATTTCATAAAGCAAAAAGGCATACGGGCTTTTGGTCTTGGGGTCCAAAACACGCTTCCACGCATATTCGAAGTCACGGGCTGTTACCATCTCGCCGTTTGACCATTGTGCCTGCCGGATCGTAAAAACGTACCTGGTCCCATTTTCCTGTATCCAGCCCGTGGCCATAGCCTTTTCATAAAGACCATCGGGCCTGATACGAACCAGTCCCTCAAAGACGGCATTAACCAGCTGCCTGCCTGCACTGTCGGAAACCAGCGCCGGGTCAAGACTGGCCGGCTCCGAAAAAAGGTCATAATTGAGGTGCTGCCGCGGCGTCACCTGCCAACCCCGGCAGCCCGGCAAAATAAAAACTGTCAACAGGGCAAGAGACAAGAACAGTCCCAGCCCCTTCTTCAAAAACATCCTCCCTGACAACCCCCTTACAGATTTTTCTCCTTCCATCACAGCCCTATCATAGCCGCAGCCCGGTCTTTCTGTAAACAGGCACTTAATCCCAAAACAGCCATTGTTTTTTAAAGGAATTTTCCGTTTTTGAGAGAAGTCTATTTATAAATAAATACGGTATAATTGAATAAGACCCGCAAAAAAATACCAAACAATTAAGGAGAGACAAAAAATGATCATCGCCGACAGGCTAAAAAGGCTGCAGCCCGGAATCTTCTCCAAAATCAGCATGCTGAAGGACCAGGTGAAAGCTGCAGGTAAAGACGTTATCGACCTGAGCGTGGGCAGCCCAGACATGCCGCCTCCGCCCCACGTCAAAGAGGTCTTGCTTAAAGCCGTGAACGATGACAAAAATTACGGCTACACACTGACCGAAGGCATCCCTCCGCTGAAAGAGGCCATTACCGGCTGGTATAAAAAGAACTACGGTGTTTCCCTCGACCCCGACCGGGAAGTGCTTTCACTGATGGGCTCCCAGGACGGGCTGTCCCACATATTCTGGGCCACGGTTGACCCCGGTGACATTGTGCTTGTCCCCGACCCCGGCTACCCTATTTACAGCAGCGGTCCCCTGCTCGCGGGTGCAGAGCTTTATCCCATGCCTCTTGCGGAGAACAACGGCTACCTGCCGGATTTTTCTCGTATTCCGGAAACCGTGCGCCGGAAGGCCAAGGTCATGGTCATCAATTACCCCAGCAACCCGCTGGCAGCTACGGCAACAAGGGAATTTTTCCAAGAAGCCGTATCCTTCGCCCTGGAAAACGGGATCATCGTTTGCCACGACTTTGCCTATTCCGAACTCTCTTACGACGGATTCAAAAATGTAAGTTTTATGGAAATCGAGGGCGCCAAAGAGGTGGGAGTAGAGTTCCATTCCATTTCTAAAACTTTTAATCTTGCCGGCTGCCGTCTAGGTTTTATCGTCGGCAACGAAGAAGTGATTGACGCCTTGCGGCTGGTAAAAAGCAACATAGACTACGGAATCTTTCGCCCTGTGCAAATGGCGGCGGCAGCCGCCCTCAGCGGTTCAAACGAATGTGTCAGGCAGAACGCCCTGGCCTACCAGCGAAGAAGAGACACTCTCCTCGACGAGCTGGCCAAATACGGGTGGAATGTCAACAAGCCTAGGGCTTCCATGTTTGTCTGGGCTAAGCTCCCCCCATCTTTTACCTCCGCCGGTGATTTTTCCAGCCGGCTGCTTACGGAAAAAGGCGTGGCCGTCGTTCCCGGCACAGCGTTCGGCGAATGCGGCGAGGGGTATGTCAGGATTGGCCTGGTCCAGGAGCAGGCCAGGCTGAAAGAAGCTGGAAAACGCATGGGAGAATTCATCAGCACGGTTTAACTTGTCTTTTAGATTTCAGTGTTATAAAATAAAGCTGGCTTATCCAGGTGCTTGGGGAGGATGACGATGATTAAAGACACGGAACTGGCTTTAGGTCACGATGCCTCTTTACGAAATAAAGTTTTTAAATACATTAAAACCCAGATCATAACCGGACAGTATGGTCCGGGGGAAAGCCTGGTCGAATCGAAACTGGCCGAGGAACTGGGGGTCAGCAGGACCCCTATCCGCGAGGCTATTCGCCTTCTGGAACTGGAAGGCCTGGTGGAAATCACCCCGAATAAGGGAGCGGTGGTCCTGGGAATAACCAAAAAGGACGTGGAGGACATCTACGCTATCCGCCGGCTGATAGAAGGCCTGGCGGCCCGCTGGGGAGCAAAGCTAATCACCGCTCACGATAAAAAAGAGATGGAAAAGATCATCGACCTGATGGAATTCTATGCGCAGCGCGGCGATGTGGATGAAGTGGCGGACCTAGACAACAAATTCCACGAAATAATCTACGAAGCCTCAGGCAGCAAAATCCTCAAACTTACGCTGTGCAACCTGCACCAGTACGTGCAGCTGGCCAGGCTGGAATCGTTGAAAAAGCCCAGCCGGATTTCCCAGACCCTGGCCGAACACCGGGCTATCCTGGACGCTTTTAACGAAGGAGACCCGGATAAGGCCGAAGCCGCAGTATCCCATCACGTGAACATGGCCTACGAAAACATTAAACGACATGAATAAATGAAATATTAACAATAATAAGGGCGCACCATAAAAGGGCTGTCCCATCTTTTATGATGGTCCAGCCCTTTTATAAAAATACGTCTATTTCTGGTAACTGATTACCTCCAGCAAGGCAGCCTCCGCGCTTTCGATGTGATGGCGGGCCGCTTTCTGGGCAAGCGCGACGTTGCGGCTGGCAATCGCCTCCACGATCTGCCTGTGCTCGTCCAGGGCGAATTTCATGCGCCCGGGCACCGCCAGGGTGGTTGTTCTGAACCTCTGCACCTGCTCGCGCAGCTCCTTCACCATGCCCTGCAGGCGGCTGTTTTTTGACGCCTTAAAAATAAGCTCGTGGAATTTAGTATCCACCTCAATCGTTTTTAACAGGTCGCTGGCTTCGTAATGGCTTGCTTCCAGCGCCAGGCTGATCTCCATTTCTTCTATTTCTTCTTCCGTGGCGCGTTGGGCAGCTAACCCTGCCGCCAAGGCCTCCAGTGCTCCCCTTATTTCAAAAACCTCGTTGATGTCTTTGATGGAAAGGCCGGCAACATAAGCGCCTTTCCGCGGGACCATAACTACGTAACCCTCCAGTTCAAGCTTGCGAATGGCTTCCCTGACAGGAGTGCGGCTAACGCCCATCTCCTCGGCCAGTTCCGTTTCCATCAGCCTCTCTCCAGGCTTGAGAACCTGGTTGACAATCGCGTCCCTCAAAGACTCATAGACAATTTCACCAAGAGGCCGAAACGAGTCAAGCTTTATCCTCAACAGTGACTTTTCCGGCATTTTTTCTCCTCCTTGCTTCCCAATCTCACAGGATGAAACACCAGTCAAAAGCCGCCAAAAAATCCGGATATGATAATCGCTTAGCTAAAGTATAATACATTACCCGTCATTGTCAACGCCTGTTCTTTTTGCCTGGCGGATACGGCCTGTGTAATACTCGATGATTTCCCTCCGCCTTACTATGCCGATAAAAACCCCTTCGTCATCCACCACCGGAACGAAATTCTGGGTGATGGCAAGGCTGAGCAGGTCTTCCATCCTGGCATCGATGTTCACCGCTTTGTTTTGCCTATGCCTGGGAACTTCTGTCAAAAGTATTCTATGGGTATTCTCAAAAACTAAGCCCGGCGTGTTTTTCATTTTCCACAGAAGGTCTCCCTCCGTAATGGTTCCCACATATTTTCCTTCGTCATCAATCAGGGGAACGGCAGAATAGCGGTGGTACTCCATCTTTTCCATGGCCTGGCGCATCGAAGCCCGGTAGGAAAGATAAACCACGTCCTGCTTAGGAATCAAAAAGAAAGGTATATTCATCTTTTGCGGCCATCCTTTCTCATAATAAAAACAAAATTATTAATACTTTGCTTCGCGCAACAATAATGTTAAAGTAAATTAGAACATCTTACAAGGATCGCCTGGCGAAAAATTTAACCAGCCGCAAGCTCCGCCGGCGCCCGTCGTCCCCACGCGCCGACAATCGTTAAACTCCGAGGAGGTATACACCTTGAAAAAAAGACTCGCCTGTTTGCTTCTCATCCTGGCACTCCAACTTTTTCTTTCCGGCTGCAGCAGACCGGAGAGGCAGGCGGACCGGGACATGATTAAACTGGGACTGCTCAGGGTGGAGGACAATCTTCCCTTTTTTGCCGCTGAACAGGATAAACTTTACGAGAAATACGGCCTGCAGGTTGAACTTGTCACTTTCAACAGCGCCCGGGAGCGAGACATCGCTTTGGAGGCGGGTGAAATAGACGGCGGCCTGGCCGACCTGCTGGCGACAGCCCTTTTCAAAAAAGGAGGAACTCACGTAAAAGTGGTGGCTTTAGGCCTGGGAGCTGCCCCGGAGGAAGGAAGGTTTGCCATCCTCTCCGCGCCGCAAAGCGGCATTACCTCTCCGCGGCAGCTGCGGGGAGTGCCTGTCGCCGTTTCATACAACACCATTATTCATTACCTGGCCGAAGAAATGCTGGCGGCTGCCGGCCTTAAACAGAACGAAATCTCCTTGCAAAACATCCCGGACCTCAGTATTCGCCTCGATTCCCTGCTGGCTGGAAAAGAAGTCCGGGCCGCCCTGCTGCCCGACCCCCTGGCCGCGCTCGCCGAAAAATCAGGGGCCTGCGCGGTCATTGACGATACCAGGCTTGGCCTCAACCTGTCCCAAACCGTGATCATCTTCCGAGAAGATACGTTGAACACAAAACCCTCTGCGGTGAAAGGAGTATTAAGCACTTACCAGGAAGCCGGCGCAAACCTCAACTCGCATCCCCAAAAATACAGGGAACTGGTCCTGGATAAAGCCCGTATCCCTAAGCCCCTTGAAGACAGCTACGCCATTCCCCATTACTCCCCCCTGCAGCTGCCTACCAGTGAAATGGTGGAAAGAGTCATGAAATGGATGGCGGGAAAAGGCCTGCTGGCAAAACCATACGCCTTCGAAGAACTGGTGGAACCAGCTTTTATCCCGCGGAGCGGAGCAAAGAGCTGACATGTACCAGCTGATCAACGTCTCGCTGTCTTATAAAACAAAAAACCGCCCCCCTGCGGAAGCGCTGGCGGATATTAATCTCTCCATCAACCCTGGAGAAAGATGGTCTCTCATCGGACCTTCGGGGAGCGGCAAAAGTTCGCTGCTCCTGATGATGGCCGGGCTGCTCATGCCTACAGGCGGGCGGATACTTTTCCGGGGGGACCCTCTTGGCGGCCCGGCGCCGGAAGCTGCTCTCATCCTGCAGGATTACGGCCTTTTTCCCTGGAAGACTGTTTATGAAAATGTCCTGCTGGGCCTGACCGTCAAAAAAATGCCAAAACCGGCCGCGCGGGAAAAGGTGTTCCAGTTTTTGTCCATACTGGGCATCGAGGAACACTGGCATAAATTTCCTGCCCAGCTGTCGGGCGGGCAGAGGCAAAGAGTAGCCATTGCTAGGGCATTAGCCCAGGAACCCGCCTGTCTCCTGATGGATGAACCCTTTTCCGCGCTGGATGCCCTCACCCGCGAGCAGCTGCAGGCGATACTCCTGCAGCTGTGGAAGGATTTAAGATTCACCATGTTCCTGGTCACGCACAGCATCGAGGAAGCGGTTTTCCTGGGAAATAAGATCGCCGTGCTCTCACCAGCCCCGGGGCGGCTGCTCCATGTGCTGGGCAACAGCGAACAGGAAGGGATAGCACGCAACTCCGCCGGGTTCTACCGGCAGTGTTCCGCGGTACGTTCCCTGCTGGAGGAGGGTAACCATGTCCGGTAAAACGCGAGGTTATCTCTCCGCCCTGCTCTTTGTCGTACTGTCCTGGCACCTCTTATCGCTTATTCTTGACAAACCGTTCTTCCCGCAGCCCTTCCCCGTGATGAGGGAACTCCTTTTCCGCACCCTTCACGGCAACCTGCCTGGTCATTTCCTGGTCAGCGTTTACCGGGTGTTGGCCAGCCTCATTATCTCTTTTGTCCTGGCGGTTCCCCTGGGACTTGTCGTAGGAAGAAACCCCGCCCTGGACAGGCTCGTTTCTCCCGTCATCTACCTGCTGTACCCGCTGCCCAAAACCGTCTTTTTGCCGCTGATCGTCGTGCTGCTCGGACTGGGTGATTCCCCAAAAATTTTACTTATTTCCCTCATCATCTTTTTCCAGATCCTTGTGGCTGCCCGTGACGCCGCCAAAGACATCGCCCCCCAGTGGGTCCTCTCCATGAAGTCGCTGCATGCGACCAGGTGGCAGGTATACCGCCACCTGGTATGGCCTTCCTGCCTCCCGAATATCTTTACGTCCCTAAGGATCAGCCTGGGTACAGCCATCGCCGTGCTCTTCTTGGCGGAAACCTTTGCCTCCACAGATGG
Encoded here:
- a CDS encoding chemotaxis protein CheW, translated to MPEKQFVVFKLGTEEYAVPIFEVREIIRYGEVKKLPDVPDYMEGIINLRGNVVPVVNLSSKFGLTTCEGVEPKVIVSEIGDSRVGIIVDEVTEVLRLSDDQIEPPPFINMGHDYIKGIGKVDDRLLVLLSLRSLFTEEELHGFKEIS
- a CDS encoding peptide ABC transporter substrate-binding protein: MFLKKGLGLFLSLALLTVFILPGCRGWQVTPRQHLNYDLFSEPASLDPALVSDSAGRQLVNAVFEGLVRIRPDGLYEKAMATGWIQENGTRYVFTIRQAQWSNGEMVTARDFEYAWKRVLDPKTKSPYAFLLYEIKNAEGYNRSEDSDYRGEKKGAGEVGIRALDDRRLEVELGQPNPVFYKKLIHPVFFPVPTGLKNQDVELFRDKKVVGNGPFLISKYEAGKKYELIKNDKYWDRENVSLQSMTWFTGTAGVKDRWQAFQKGQYDLTLNVPQDEIARGLKEGYMLTSPVFASFYCQLNTSKGPLKDIRTRQALSYALNRVEMVDTVLQGGQKPARGIVPPGMTTGQPGSDFRAEGGVLVPDNDLNEAKRLLAEAGFPEGKGFPELEMLVEDEGSHLYLAAYLKSEWKKQLGIEVKIIPLQWEQRTLRAWARQYDLILTGWPADYADAAAFLEKYVFRSGNNDTGWTSREFDEQMKMAAGSEEKERLVYLHRAEDILMAGLPVLPLYDFTRAYAVKPKVKGLCLPPAGPEADFKWVSVSA
- a CDS encoding MetQ/NlpA family ABC transporter substrate-binding protein; the protein is MKKRLACLLLILALQLFLSGCSRPERQADRDMIKLGLLRVEDNLPFFAAEQDKLYEKYGLQVELVTFNSARERDIALEAGEIDGGLADLLATALFKKGGTHVKVVALGLGAAPEEGRFAILSAPQSGITSPRQLRGVPVAVSYNTIIHYLAEEMLAAAGLKQNEISLQNIPDLSIRLDSLLAGKEVRAALLPDPLAALAEKSGACAVIDDTRLGLNLSQTVIIFREDTLNTKPSAVKGVLSTYQEAGANLNSHPQKYRELVLDKARIPKPLEDSYAIPHYSPLQLPTSEMVERVMKWMAGKGLLAKPYAFEELVEPAFIPRSGAKS
- the pheA gene encoding prephenate dehydratase gives rise to the protein MAKTLAYLGPEGTFSHQAALKCSKTGALPKPYPTIAHILSAVDKGEADFGVVPAENSIEGSVNITLDMLAHELSLYIQQEIVIDITHHLFSYTSSLAEIRTVMSHPQALAQCRRFLEKELAHAALVETSSTAEAVRLLSPGAEGTAAIASWDSHTRYGVPCLIRNIGDYPHNQTRFLLVGKEPCPSNNTCKTTLVLTLAEDRPGSLYEILGDFAKMNINLTRIESRPAKSQLGKYIFFIDCEAGSHHPGLQQVLENLPAKTALLKNLGSYTTSCPC
- the aroF gene encoding 3-deoxy-7-phosphoheptulonate synthase, whose protein sequence is MEKAVIQDSFKLASRKFKPEDTVVRVGETTIGGPEITVMAGPCAVESAEQLLDCARVVKEAGAQILRGGAYKPRSSPYSFQGLEKKGLEYLAQAREKTGLPIVTEVMDTESAGLVAQYADILQIGARNMQNFSLLRQVASFGKPVLLKRGLSATIEEWVLAAEYILAAGNHQVILCERGIRTFETYTRFTLDLSAVPVLKHLTHLPVVVDPSHGTGKWRWVQPMARAAVAGGADGLLIEVHPNPSEALCDGPQSLNPEKLQQLMAGLVPVARAVGRNLNIPSP
- a CDS encoding GntR family transcriptional regulator, which produces MIKDTELALGHDASLRNKVFKYIKTQIITGQYGPGESLVESKLAEELGVSRTPIREAIRLLELEGLVEITPNKGAVVLGITKKDVEDIYAIRRLIEGLAARWGAKLITAHDKKEMEKIIDLMEFYAQRGDVDEVADLDNKFHEIIYEASGSKILKLTLCNLHQYVQLARLESLKKPSRISQTLAEHRAILDAFNEGDPDKAEAAVSHHVNMAYENIKRHE
- a CDS encoding aminotransferase class I/II-fold pyridoxal phosphate-dependent enzyme, encoding MIIADRLKRLQPGIFSKISMLKDQVKAAGKDVIDLSVGSPDMPPPPHVKEVLLKAVNDDKNYGYTLTEGIPPLKEAITGWYKKNYGVSLDPDREVLSLMGSQDGLSHIFWATVDPGDIVLVPDPGYPIYSSGPLLAGAELYPMPLAENNGYLPDFSRIPETVRRKAKVMVINYPSNPLAATATREFFQEAVSFALENGIIVCHDFAYSELSYDGFKNVSFMEIEGAKEVGVEFHSISKTFNLAGCRLGFIVGNEEVIDALRLVKSNIDYGIFRPVQMAAAAALSGSNECVRQNALAYQRRRDTLLDELAKYGWNVNKPRASMFVWAKLPPSFTSAGDFSSRLLTEKGVAVVPGTAFGECGEGYVRIGLVQEQARLKEAGKRMGEFISTV
- a CDS encoding cation diffusion facilitator family transporter, which translates into the protein MMETDKETLGITGAWLGVGGNLLLTVIKLAAGIGGKSQGLIAEAVHSLVDLFSSIGVLIGLKISSRPADSRHPFGHGKAESIVAGIVSAVLILTGVQLAYTGIRGVITGSESVPSLLTLYVALFTVVYNEALFRYRLFIGQRINSPAIISDAWHQRADAFACAAVSLGIIGARFGCPVLDPAAAAVVSLFIIKAGWNLVKESLDQLMDASAGQETDETINAILQSIPEIREVESIRTRSSGGGIICDLKFRVNPALTVEEAHHVSVDAKNEIISRIPAVRDVSIHYGPSRQEGDTEI
- a CDS encoding CBS domain-containing protein, which encodes MNIPFFLIPKQDVVYLSYRASMRQAMEKMEYHRYSAVPLIDDEGKYVGTITEGDLLWKMKNTPGLVFENTHRILLTEVPRHRQNKAVNIDARMEDLLSLAITQNFVPVVDDEGVFIGIVRRREIIEYYTGRIRQAKRTGVDNDG
- a CDS encoding GntR family transcriptional regulator gives rise to the protein MPEKSLLRIKLDSFRPLGEIVYESLRDAIVNQVLKPGERLMETELAEEMGVSRTPVREAIRKLELEGYVVMVPRKGAYVAGLSIKDINEVFEIRGALEALAAGLAAQRATEEEIEEMEISLALEASHYEASDLLKTIEVDTKFHELIFKASKNSRLQGMVKELREQVQRFRTTTLAVPGRMKFALDEHRQIVEAIASRNVALAQKAARHHIESAEAALLEVISYQK